A portion of the Microbulbifer agarilyticus genome contains these proteins:
- a CDS encoding outer membrane protein OmpK, translated as MKLTQSLPALSLSLLTGLFTAGTQAKTLWSDNSLTALHGKNYEVNYGLSTDDSTRNVLTFEHVSGHTWGDLFMFGDYLKSTDGSAELYGEISPRLSLGKLGNDVAFGPVKDVLLAGQLELGNTDDPDNLLVTGERFVNKLAGVGFDLDAPGFAYLQANVYHRNNEKRADNEQLTLVWGLPFTIGSESFLYDGFIDWASASRDVHASLNFTSQLKWDIGARSGNPKKLYAGVEYVHWNDKFGIKDGTFGIDSNERNINLLLKYHF; from the coding sequence ATGAAGCTGACCCAGTCCCTGCCCGCCCTATCCCTTTCCCTGCTGACCGGCCTGTTCACCGCTGGCACCCAAGCCAAAACCCTGTGGAGTGACAACAGCCTGACCGCGCTGCACGGTAAGAACTACGAAGTGAACTACGGCCTGTCTACCGACGACAGCACCCGTAACGTTCTCACCTTCGAACACGTGAGCGGCCACACCTGGGGCGACCTGTTCATGTTCGGCGACTACCTCAAGTCCACCGACGGTTCTGCCGAACTGTACGGTGAAATCTCCCCGCGCCTGAGCCTGGGCAAGCTGGGTAACGATGTCGCATTTGGCCCGGTAAAAGACGTGCTGCTGGCTGGCCAGCTGGAATTGGGCAATACCGATGACCCGGACAACCTGCTGGTAACCGGCGAACGCTTCGTCAACAAACTGGCGGGTGTGGGTTTTGACCTGGACGCGCCGGGCTTTGCTTACCTGCAGGCCAACGTTTACCACCGCAACAACGAGAAGCGTGCGGACAACGAGCAGCTGACCCTAGTGTGGGGCCTGCCGTTCACCATCGGTAGCGAATCCTTCCTGTATGACGGTTTTATCGACTGGGCCAGCGCTTCCCGCGATGTACACGCCAGCCTGAACTTCACCTCCCAGCTGAAGTGGGACATTGGCGCGCGCAGCGGCAACCCGAAGAAGCTGTACGCCGGTGTTGAGTACGTGCATTGGAACGATAAG
- a CDS encoding acetolactate synthase large subunit, whose product MKASDLFVRALEAEGVEFVFGIPGEENLDLLESLRGSKIRLVIGRHEQAAGFMAATYGRLTGNAGVCLSTLGPGATNLVTAAAYAQLGAMPMVMVTGQKPIKSSKQGRFQIIDIVDMMQPLTKFTKVIVSGDNVPAHVREAFRQAEEERPGATHLELPEDIAREHSTMPVLEPSYTRRPIAENKAVCQAVQAIAAARKPLLLIGAGANRKLTAKMLREFVEKFGIPAVTTQMGKGVIDEASSYFIGNTALSDGDFVHRAIDQADLIINVGHDVVEKPPFFMRPGGPEVVHINFSSAQVDPVYFPQIEVVGDIANSLWQIKEKLEPQSHWSFTDAHRIRDALRKHIVDGAQDASFPVKTQRLVKEVREAVPDNGIIALDNGMYKIWFARNYQAHKPNTVLLDNALATMGAGLPSAMAAKLVHPDRSVVAICGDGGFMMNSQELETAVRLKLDLVILILRDDGYGMIKWKQSQMDFHDFGLDFGNPDFVAYAGSYGASGHRIERTEDIRPTIERCMQEGGIHLIDIPVDYSDNDRILNREIRELSAKL is encoded by the coding sequence GTGAAAGCATCGGATCTGTTTGTGCGCGCACTGGAAGCGGAAGGTGTCGAGTTCGTCTTTGGCATCCCCGGAGAAGAAAACCTGGACTTGCTGGAATCCCTGCGCGGTTCCAAGATCCGGCTGGTGATTGGCCGCCATGAGCAGGCGGCCGGTTTTATGGCGGCCACCTACGGGCGGCTGACCGGTAACGCCGGCGTGTGCCTATCTACCCTCGGCCCTGGCGCCACCAACCTGGTGACGGCAGCCGCCTACGCGCAGCTCGGCGCCATGCCCATGGTGATGGTCACCGGGCAGAAACCGATCAAAAGCTCGAAACAGGGGCGCTTCCAGATTATCGACATCGTCGACATGATGCAGCCGCTGACCAAGTTCACTAAGGTGATCGTCAGTGGCGACAATGTGCCGGCGCATGTGCGCGAGGCATTTCGGCAGGCGGAGGAAGAGCGGCCCGGTGCGACGCACCTGGAGCTGCCGGAAGATATCGCTCGTGAGCACTCCACCATGCCGGTGCTGGAACCCAGCTATACCCGCCGGCCGATCGCCGAGAATAAAGCCGTGTGCCAGGCAGTGCAGGCCATCGCCGCCGCACGCAAGCCGCTGTTGTTAATCGGCGCCGGTGCCAATCGCAAACTCACTGCAAAAATGCTGCGGGAATTTGTGGAAAAGTTTGGCATCCCCGCAGTGACCACGCAGATGGGTAAAGGCGTGATCGACGAAGCGAGTTCGTATTTTATCGGCAACACCGCCTTGTCCGACGGCGACTTCGTGCACCGCGCCATTGATCAGGCCGATCTTATTATCAACGTCGGTCACGACGTTGTGGAAAAACCCCCGTTCTTCATGCGCCCGGGCGGTCCAGAAGTGGTGCATATCAACTTCAGTTCCGCACAGGTCGACCCGGTGTATTTCCCGCAGATTGAAGTGGTGGGTGATATCGCCAACAGCCTGTGGCAGATAAAAGAAAAGCTTGAGCCGCAAAGCCACTGGAGCTTCACCGACGCGCACCGGATTCGCGATGCGCTGCGCAAGCATATTGTGGACGGCGCACAGGACGCGAGCTTCCCGGTAAAGACGCAGCGTCTGGTAAAAGAAGTGCGCGAGGCGGTGCCGGATAACGGCATCATCGCACTGGACAATGGCATGTACAAAATCTGGTTTGCGCGGAACTATCAAGCGCACAAACCCAATACCGTGTTGCTGGATAATGCACTCGCAACCATGGGCGCCGGCTTGCCTTCCGCCATGGCCGCAAAGCTGGTGCATCCGGATCGCAGTGTGGTGGCGATCTGTGGCGACGGCGGTTTTATGATGAATTCCCAAGAGCTGGAAACCGCGGTGCGCCTGAAACTCGACCTGGTGATTTTAATTCTGCGTGACGACGGCTACGGCATGATCAAGTGGAAGCAGTCGCAGATGGATTTCCACGACTTTGGCCTGGATTTCGGCAACCCGGATTTTGTTGCCTACGCAGGGTCCTATGGGGCCAGCGGTCACCGTATCGAACGCACAGAAGATATTCGCCCCACCATCGAACGCTGTATGCAGGAAGGGGGGATACACCTGATCGATATCCCCGTGGACTACAGCGATAACGACCGTATCTTAAACCGCGAGATTCGCGAGCTCTCCGCCAAGCTGTAA
- a CDS encoding ABC transporter transmembrane domain-containing protein: MARALWPFVRPYKLVLVCAALALVFTAGITLSIGQGVRLLVDEGLTGDSTQALSHAVFIIMVLAVLMALGTYTRHYLVSWLGERVVADLRKAVFDHIVTLHPSYFETNRSGEIMSRLTTDTTLLQQIIGTSFSMALRSALMFVGALILLLFTNLKLSLMVLIGVPLVLLPITLYGRRVRKLSKASQDSIADVGSYAGEIIQHIKTVQSYTRERHEMQAFSGEVEVAFGVAKRRVRQRSLLIAVVILMMFGAVSGLILVGGNDMIAGRITSGDLAAFVFYAVMMGSAVATISEVYSELQRATGATERLIDLLNVKAEIPVSEVASSQTAGQDTDSKVDGAQGEAQLAFESVTFHYPSRPDKPALEELSLDVPAGKSLALVGPSGAGKSTMMDLLQRFYDPQSGRITLNGSDIRDLDTVVLRSQMAVVPQQPALFTADVWYNLRYGKPDASDEEVIAAAKAAHAHEFIEQLPDGYNSHLGEQGARLSGGQRQRLAIARAILKDPTILLLDEATSALDAESEHHVQRALETLMKDRTTIIIAHRLATILHADNIAVLENGRLVAQGRHQQLVESSPLYKRLAELQFREAQTQES; this comes from the coding sequence ATGGCCAGGGCGCTGTGGCCATTCGTGCGGCCCTACAAACTGGTGCTGGTGTGCGCGGCGCTGGCGTTGGTGTTTACTGCGGGTATCACCCTGTCCATCGGCCAGGGCGTGCGACTGCTGGTGGACGAGGGTCTAACCGGCGATTCCACCCAGGCGCTGTCCCACGCGGTGTTTATTATTATGGTGCTCGCGGTGCTGATGGCCCTGGGTACCTACACCCGGCACTATTTGGTTTCCTGGCTGGGCGAACGGGTAGTGGCGGACCTGCGCAAAGCGGTGTTCGATCATATCGTCACCCTGCATCCGAGCTATTTCGAAACCAACCGCAGCGGCGAGATTATGTCTCGCCTCACCACCGACACCACCTTGCTGCAGCAGATTATCGGTACCTCATTTTCCATGGCGCTGCGCAGTGCACTGATGTTTGTCGGTGCGTTGATTCTTCTATTGTTTACTAATTTGAAGTTGAGCCTGATGGTGCTGATTGGCGTACCACTGGTACTGCTGCCGATTACCCTTTACGGGCGCCGGGTGCGTAAACTCTCCAAGGCAAGCCAGGACTCCATTGCCGATGTGGGCAGCTACGCCGGAGAAATTATTCAGCACATTAAAACCGTGCAGAGCTACACGCGAGAGCGCCATGAAATGCAGGCGTTTTCCGGTGAAGTGGAAGTCGCGTTTGGCGTTGCCAAGCGACGTGTGCGCCAGCGCTCGCTGCTTATTGCGGTAGTGATATTGATGATGTTCGGTGCGGTCAGCGGCCTGATTTTGGTCGGCGGCAACGACATGATTGCCGGGCGCATCACCAGCGGTGACCTCGCCGCGTTTGTTTTTTATGCAGTGATGATGGGCTCAGCGGTGGCCACAATTTCCGAGGTCTACAGCGAGCTGCAGCGTGCCACCGGTGCCACCGAACGGCTGATTGATCTGCTAAATGTAAAAGCGGAAATTCCTGTCAGTGAAGTCGCTTCGTCCCAAACCGCTGGGCAAGATACAGACAGCAAGGTAGATGGCGCGCAAGGTGAAGCCCAGCTCGCCTTCGAGTCCGTCACCTTCCACTACCCCTCACGACCGGATAAACCCGCATTGGAAGAGCTGAGCCTGGATGTGCCCGCGGGCAAAAGCCTGGCTCTCGTCGGCCCATCCGGCGCAGGTAAATCCACCATGATGGATTTGCTGCAGCGCTTTTACGATCCGCAAAGCGGGCGCATCACCTTAAATGGATCCGATATTCGCGATCTCGATACCGTCGTATTGCGCAGCCAGATGGCGGTAGTGCCGCAGCAGCCCGCACTGTTTACTGCGGATGTCTGGTACAACCTGCGCTACGGCAAGCCCGATGCCAGCGACGAAGAAGTCATTGCCGCAGCCAAGGCCGCACACGCGCATGAATTTATTGAGCAACTTCCAGACGGCTACAACAGTCACCTTGGCGAGCAGGGCGCACGGCTCTCCGGTGGACAGCGGCAGCGTCTCGCCATTGCCCGGGCCATTCTTAAAGACCCCACGATTTTGTTGCTGGACGAAGCTACCAGTGCACTCGATGCTGAGAGCGAACACCATGTGCAGCGTGCGTTAGAAACGCTGATGAAAGATCGCACCACAATTATTATTGCCCACCGCCTTGCCACTATCCTGCACGCGGACAATATCGCCGTGCTGGAAAACGGCCGTCTGGTTGCTCAAGGCCGACATCAGCAATTGGTGGAAAGCTCCCCGCTGTACAAACGCCTCGCCGAGCTGCAATTTCGCGAGGCGCAAACTCAGGAATCCTGA
- a CDS encoding transglutaminase domain-containing protein encodes MRWIAILASATLAACSSSTMLPENTAAGSGEFSARVAPLVHSAQTGGGLSLASAPLPPLPWEMEGQQPPQADLQTLAPDLLAVSPEMKAFVDSIDPSLSPNQRMRRILRTLRQQRFFMEYDLDTTATAAETFSQQRGNCISFAAMIVALAREVGVPAHFNRVYAPKERRATRSDSGRVLVENVLHINAEISYGWSTRIVEMNFEPRSHYRHEKLSDEDVQVLYLNNLALSEARDENFDAAIGIARQALTLSPESSVVWNTLGYLYRRQGSLELAELSYTRAIALDDKNVSAKRNLQRVYQLQSRRELLQAAESSPITDQDS; translated from the coding sequence ATGCGATGGATTGCGATTTTAGCCAGTGCGACGCTGGCTGCATGTAGCAGCTCGACGATGCTGCCCGAGAATACTGCTGCCGGGAGTGGAGAGTTCAGTGCGCGCGTTGCGCCACTTGTCCACAGCGCACAAACAGGTGGTGGCTTGTCGCTCGCGAGCGCCCCCCTGCCCCCTCTACCCTGGGAAATGGAAGGGCAGCAACCCCCGCAGGCGGACCTGCAAACACTGGCACCGGACCTGCTGGCGGTATCGCCAGAGATGAAAGCGTTTGTGGATTCGATCGATCCATCCCTTTCGCCGAACCAGCGCATGCGACGGATTCTGCGCACGCTGCGCCAGCAGCGGTTTTTCATGGAGTACGACCTGGATACCACCGCCACCGCCGCCGAGACGTTCTCGCAGCAGCGCGGCAACTGTATTTCGTTTGCGGCGATGATTGTGGCGCTGGCGCGGGAGGTGGGCGTACCGGCTCACTTTAACCGGGTGTATGCGCCGAAGGAGCGGCGCGCTACGCGCAGCGACAGTGGACGGGTACTGGTAGAGAACGTCCTGCATATCAATGCGGAAATTTCCTACGGCTGGAGCACGCGGATTGTGGAAATGAATTTCGAGCCGCGCTCGCACTACCGCCACGAGAAACTTTCGGATGAGGACGTGCAGGTGTTGTACCTGAATAATCTGGCTTTGAGTGAGGCCCGGGACGAAAATTTCGACGCGGCGATTGGTATTGCTCGGCAGGCGCTGACACTCTCACCAGAATCGTCCGTGGTATGGAACACCCTCGGCTATTTGTACCGACGTCAAGGCAGCCTGGAATTGGCGGAGTTGAGTTACACCCGCGCCATTGCCCTGGACGATAAAAATGTCTCCGCCAAAAGAAACCTGCAGCGAGTGTACCAACTGCAGAGCCGGCGCGAGCTACTGCAAGCGGCGGAGTCGTCACCGATTACCGATCAGGATTCCTGA
- a CDS encoding S8 family serine peptidase, producing the protein MKGFGIFGTLVAAVIFSSQAVAEKNSKFVQLQKNGTEKYLVIMDDVSSNGAATSQYSGLNRSERAIQIAHENGLRLKRSFNKVINGFVVEGDIKALEKLSKKAGVKRVEQVGETWLNATQSNAPWNLDRVDQRSRSLNGSYVYDRTGAGVTAYVIDSGIRTSHTEFEGRASSGWDFISNNQGSGSDCNGHGTHVAGTIGGKTYGVAKSVKLVSLRTQNCSGTGDWSDFIGALDWVVSNGVKPAVIHASIGGPTSTSVDNAVKNAINAGFTVVVSAGNDAKDACTQSPARVKEALTVGATDKNDARASFSNYGQCVDVWAPGVDILSAYSTSNTAITSWQGTSMAAPHVSGIAALYLQGAPNAAVANVVNRVMSKVTYGKVSDRKTTDTPNLFAYSLGTSNTYTAFHRYNNDKIGNHFYTQNWWEMQSAPDSDWKYEGVTGYAYRGQQTNSKPLYRYYNASQTDHLYTTNYGELGGGGNGWSYNGIATYLPLSGDTKSLYRYYNSKIQDHFYTTNWNELQGGTSSWKYEANIGKLFAGPQD; encoded by the coding sequence ATGAAAGGATTCGGTATATTTGGTACTTTGGTTGCAGCAGTTATTTTTTCTAGCCAAGCAGTAGCCGAAAAAAATAGCAAATTCGTCCAGTTGCAAAAAAATGGTACGGAGAAATATCTCGTCATAATGGACGACGTGTCGTCAAACGGAGCAGCAACATCTCAATATTCTGGCTTAAATCGCTCAGAACGTGCAATACAGATTGCTCATGAGAACGGGTTGCGCTTAAAGCGGTCCTTCAACAAGGTAATAAACGGTTTTGTCGTCGAAGGTGACATTAAAGCCCTCGAAAAGCTGAGTAAAAAGGCCGGTGTCAAACGCGTCGAACAGGTGGGTGAAACCTGGCTTAATGCAACGCAGTCCAATGCTCCGTGGAACCTCGACAGGGTCGACCAAAGAAGTCGTAGCCTGAATGGGTCATATGTATATGATCGCACCGGAGCTGGTGTTACGGCCTATGTGATTGACTCTGGAATCAGAACCAGCCATACCGAATTCGAGGGTCGGGCCAGCTCGGGTTGGGATTTCATCAGTAACAATCAGGGCAGTGGTAGCGATTGTAATGGTCACGGCACCCATGTTGCCGGCACAATCGGCGGCAAGACGTACGGCGTCGCGAAATCCGTAAAGCTGGTATCTCTAAGAACACAGAATTGTAGTGGCACTGGAGATTGGAGCGATTTTATTGGCGCACTTGACTGGGTTGTATCCAATGGAGTGAAGCCCGCGGTAATTCATGCGAGCATTGGAGGACCTACTTCCACTTCCGTAGACAACGCTGTAAAAAATGCGATTAATGCCGGGTTTACCGTCGTAGTTTCCGCTGGAAATGACGCGAAAGATGCGTGCACACAGTCACCTGCACGAGTTAAGGAAGCTCTTACCGTTGGTGCAACGGATAAAAATGATGCACGAGCATCATTCTCCAACTATGGACAGTGTGTTGATGTATGGGCGCCTGGTGTAGATATCCTATCTGCATACTCAACCAGTAATACAGCAATCACATCCTGGCAAGGCACTTCAATGGCAGCACCCCATGTAAGTGGCATTGCGGCACTTTACCTTCAGGGAGCACCAAATGCCGCTGTCGCCAATGTAGTAAACAGGGTAATGAGTAAAGTTACCTATGGTAAGGTCTCTGACCGGAAGACCACCGATACTCCCAATCTTTTTGCCTATTCCCTCGGGACGTCAAATACCTACACCGCATTCCATCGCTATAACAACGACAAGATAGGAAATCACTTCTATACCCAAAACTGGTGGGAGATGCAGTCGGCACCAGACAGCGACTGGAAGTATGAGGGCGTTACTGGCTATGCATATCGAGGGCAGCAAACGAACAGCAAGCCGCTATATCGCTATTACAATGCGTCGCAAACTGACCATTTATACACCACCAACTACGGGGAGCTCGGTGGAGGCGGTAACGGGTGGTCCTACAACGGTATAGCTACTTATCTACCATTGAGCGGCGACACCAAGAGCCTTTATCGCTATTACAACAGCAAAATTCAAGACCACTTCTACACAACCAATTGGAATGAACTTCAAGGCGGAACTTCCTCGTGGAAGTATGAGGCCAATATCGGAAAGCTATTCGCGGGGCCTCAAGACTAA